Part of the Caulobacter sp. SL161 genome is shown below.
TAGGGCTTAACATTCTTTAATTCTTGTGTTTCACACTGAGACACTACGGACTGCTAAGGAGCCATCTTGTTTAGGCCTTTCTTTACTATTGGAATTAAGCCGCTGTTATTAGGCGGCGCCTATAGTGGCCTTCAACAGTGATGGTTGTGGGAAAGGCGTAAAGCCATGTTGCAGCAGCAGCGCACCAACAGCCGGGGTGAAAAGTACGTCATCGGTCCGACCGGTGCGCCTCTCACTCTGGCGGATTTGCCGCCTGCGGAGACCCAGCGTTGGGTCATCCGTCGGAAGGCCGAGGTCGTGGCCGCCGTTCGCGGGGGTCTGCTCTCGCTCGACGAGGCGTGCGATCGTTACAAGCTGACGAACGACGAGTTCCTCAGCTGGCAGCAGTCGATTGATCGGCACGGCCTGGCGGGCCTGCGGACCACCCGGATCCAGCAGTACCGTTAAGGTGGGTAGGGTGTGTTGATGTGACCGCCCTTCCTGGCCTCGAAAACCCCACGGGCCTTGCGCCACAAGGGTTTGATGACGTTCAGCGGCCGCGCCTGCAAAGGCGCGGCCGCGACGTTTTGGCGCCGCCGGAACGCCCGACGATCGGCAGATATAAACGCCTCGTTTACCTTGTACTGGGTAAATCCTGCCTACCGGCGAGCGCTTCGTATGCGTTTGGCGGGCTTCCCCTCGGGGATTGTTGACGCAGGGGATGGGGCTTCGTGGAAAGCTTTCTGGGTTCAATCAGGCAGTTCGGCGTCGGGCGTCTCGCCGCGATGCTGGGCGTCGGCGCGGGTGTCGTCGCCGTGCTCGTGGCCCTGGTCATGTTCATGGGCAAGGAGCCCAATGAGCTGCTCTATTCGAACCTCGACCTGAAGGAAGCCTCGGAAGTCACCCAGGCGCTGGATCAGGCCGGCATTAAGTACGAGACCAAGGGCGACGGCTCCACGATCATGGTGCCGCGCGACAAGGTCGCCAGCGCCCGCCTGATGGTGGCCGGCAAGGGCCTCGTGAGCTCCGGCTCCATCGGCTACGAAATCTTCGACACCAACAACGCGCTGGGCCAGACCGACTTCGTCCAGCAGCTGAACCGCCAGCGCGCCCTGCAGGGCGAGCTGGAGCGCACGATCAAGGCCATGCAGGGCGTCAACAGCGTCCGCGTGCACCTGGTGCTGCCCAAGCGTCAGCTGTTCGAGGAAGACGCCGAGCAGCCCTCGGCCGCCGTGACCATCGGCGTCGGCTCGCGTGAGCCCTCGTCGGACATGGTCCGCGCCATCCAGAACCTGGTCTCGTCGTCGGTGCCGAACATGAAGGCCGAGAAGGTCGCGGTCATCGATCAGCACGGCAAGACCCTGTCGGCGCCCAGCGACGAGAGCATGGCCGGCAAGATGGCCCAGGACCGCAAGTCCGAGGTCGAGGCCCGCATCGCCAAGACCGTCAAGGACATGATCGAGGGCGTTCTGGGCCCGGGCAAGGCGCGCGT
Proteins encoded:
- the sciP gene encoding CtrA inhibitor SciP — encoded protein: MLQQQRTNSRGEKYVIGPTGAPLTLADLPPAETQRWVIRRKAEVVAAVRGGLLSLDEACDRYKLTNDEFLSWQQSIDRHGLAGLRTTRIQQYR